One Aegilops tauschii subsp. strangulata cultivar AL8/78 chromosome 2, Aet v6.0, whole genome shotgun sequence genomic window, CTCGGAGAAGTGCATGAAATTTTAACAGCCTGTTACCATCATATTATTTATCTGTTTTTCACAGAATTTTTCAGGTTATACAAGTCTATGGTTTTCACTATAGGGTATTCAATTTTGATTTCCGAAAGGAGAAGCATCTTATTAGTGAATTGCTAGTACTACGTTCCAAAACAGATGGGTTTTCTCATAAAAAAAAGGTGGGGTTTTCAATGTTGCACAACCTCCAATAAGTGTCTTTGATCCTCAACCTTCATATAGGAAACTAAAAATATATTTAGCTGAAACAAATTTTGATGCAACGATAAGCACACCCcacggaagagaaaagcaagaagcACACGATTTCTTATTATTTGATGCAAGTACAATCACACATACCACACGGTCCGTGTGGTAAGCAATCTCAAACAAACTTCAACAGGAAAGCAGAACAAGACGTGCATGAAAAATAGGACCACACACGTTCAGAAACCGGACACAAGTTTGTCAAAGATTTTAAAAGAAGTCAAGTGCGTCCAGTGACACGCGCGGAGAGCGGCTGCTTCATTATTTCTATGAAGCCGTCCTGCTCCGTCATGTCGACACCGCTGTTGCAGTCTTCGGCGGACAGTGCCCAGTCGAAGTTGTGCACGAGCGCCGCTAAGAAGCACTTGATGTGCAACATTCCCATGTTCACGCCAGGGCAGTGCCGATGTCCCGCACCGAACGGCATCATCCTGATCTCCTTGGGGCCCGGCGCCGGCCCGATGTCTTCCGCCTCGCCTCCGGCAAGGAACCGCTCCGGCCAGAACTTGTCAGGATGGGTCCACCGCTTCGCATCTCTTCCAATGTCGGCTAAATTGAACTGCACGCTCAAGCCGTCCAGCGGCACAGCTCTCATTCCACCGATCGCTTTGGCGCCGTCGCCGTGGGCGCTGCGCAAGATGACCGGCACCGGCGGGTGCATGCGGAGGCATTCAAGGACTACCGCGTTCAGGTAGGGCATGCCGCTGCGAAGGCTCTTGCTGGAGAGTATCCCGCCGGCGTCGGCCTCGTCGTCGATCTCCCGGCGCAGCCTGTCCAGGGTCTCCGGCTGGTCGATGAGATGGGCGAGGGTCCACTCGAGGCAGGCTGCGGTTGACCCCGTGGCTGCACCCAGGAACTCGAACACAAGGCCCACCAGCTCGCCGTCTCGAAGAGGACGGCCGGGGCCGGAGGCATCACCATTGTCGGGGACACGGAGATCAAGGAGCGAGTCCACGTAAGGATGGACGATGCCGCCACAGAGCTGAGACTGCGACTGCCTCCGTGCCGCGATCAGATGGAGGTACAGCTCGGTCTGCCGTTTGAGCACGGCGGAGATCCGGCGAAACCCCCTCCAGTTCGCGAGCTTGGATAGCATCGAGCCATCGAACCCGGGCTGAGCTTACCTGCGGCGACGATGGAGTCCCGTATCAGGCGTCCTATGGCGTGTCTCTGGCCGTCGTCCACAATGTCGCCGAAGCACAGGCGCGTGGCCAGCGTGAACACGGCTTTGGGCCGAGAAGTCTGCGACGAGGGCCTGGGCGGCCTCCTCATGAAGCGGGGCTAAGGAACCGAGGCGTGAGAGGATCTCAGCCGTGAGGTTGCACCGGAGCACTCGCCACTGCGGGCCGTAGGTCACAGTGGCTATGTTGTCGTTCCGTTCGCCATGGCGCCAGGTGGCCAGGGAGGTGGGGAAGCTTGCTGCCGGCCGGTTTAAGAAGTCGTCGGCGTTCCCAATGAGCGCTCGATGAGCAACATCGGGGTCCCCGATGTGGTGGGTGGTGGCCTGGGATCTCCTGGTGTAGCTCCGCAGAAAGACCACTCCGGCTAGGAGGCAAAAGAGAGCGGCCAGGAGCATAACGAATTCCATTGTTGAGTGAATGGTTTGCTGTGGACTGTGGGTACGTGTCTTTATATAGACCAATGCGTTCAAGTGAATGATTAGAATGTGAGTGCGGACAGATGCACATTTACCTTTTGTGAGTGCGGACAACCTACACTGTATCCTCGAGTTCCATGGAGGCCCAATTTTGTAAAAAAGTATGAAAATAAATGCACATATACAGACAGAGACATAATGTACACATCTGTAAATTTTCACGATGAAATACATTAAAGATTAGCTGCACAATAAAAACAAATCTATGACTTATTAGTTCATGCACTATTCATTCTCAAAGTGCATGATTTTTTTGTGCGACTTGCAATCAATGTATTTGATTGTCAAATTTTACACACATATACtacctccgtttctaaatataagactTTCTAGAGATTTCCCTAGGgaccacatatggatgtatatagacatattttagagtgtgcATTCATtaattttgctccgtatgtagaccatattggaatctctaaaagggCTATATTTAGGAGTGATGGGAGTGCATTACATCCATGTATAGTTGTTTTCAGATTTTTTTAAACTAAAAAATTGgagttttaattttttttcagaaGAACAAGCTCCGTGGAGCCATTTTGTGTCTCATAACGGCGAAATATGTTAGTTGAGCAACAGCAGGGTGGCCGATGTGGTGGGTGGTGGCCTGGTATCGCCGGTTGTAGCTTCGAATTCACAGAAAGAGCACTCCAGCTAGGAAGAACAAGTGAGCGGCCAAGAGCATATGGAGCTCCGGCTAGGAGGCATAAGAGAGCGGCCAGGAGCATGGGGAGCCCCATTATTATCGTGCTAAAGTCTAGACGATGCCCTAAGCGTGGCCGTGAATACCTTGTTATTAATAGGTGCTAGAAAAACAACTAAAAGGAATGCAAAAGAATATGGGAATGTTCTTTATTTACATTGTAGCTAACCAGATGTCATTTTCTCCTATAAAAACGGTGAACCATTAACTGGGTTGCTATGCTTCAAGCATTTGGCACACATACCGTATATTGCAATATAAAAATTAATCCAAAAAAATAACTTATGAGCGACATGTATGGCTTGCTAATGTAGCATAGTTGCATGGTCAAATTAATACAAAGAGTACAACTTATGATCAACATGCATAGGTGCTGAGGTAGCACGGTTGCATGCTTAgaataattaggtagtagattgCATATAAATAAATGTAACATAATATTTGTGAATGACAGGCATAAGTACTGATGTGACATGGTTACACACTTAGAAAAAATAGCTAGTGGGTTATAGCCATTTGGGAATAGAAGATTACGAGCTAACAGATGGTGTCTCTAGTATGTACTGTAGATCGGTAGATGCATGCTCTTTTAGGGCTCCTTTGATTCAAAGGTTTGCataggaattttggaggattagGGGGGCGTTTGGAGGATGCCTAGCAAGCCCCGTCAAATATGGCATGGCAAAGTTTTGGTGAAGAATTTTGCCGCCCGGATCTGGCCAACGCGTTGGCATAGCAACTGGACCGGGCAACCAAAAAATTGGCGTGGTTTCGAATCTCTCGCGTTGATCAAAAGGGAGCCACAGGTAGCAGTCAACAACCAAAAAATTGGTTGGACGAGCCACGACTGCAATCCAAATAGCTTCTAGAATCCTTAGGATTTTTTTATTTGTTTGATTCACAAGCCCTATAGAAACATGCTAAGGATcttcttgtactccctccgtccaggtgaataagtcatcttagatTGTGCACTGTGATCAAGGTGCAGGGAAAACGAGATGACTTAatatttatttgctaattaataacATTGCATACAGtgaactgaccactgcatgtcgGGTTTGGTAGTCTCGAGTCATTAAAAGTACGGAATAGATAAATCTCGAACGTTCGATTTTTAAGCATGCTAATCCAAACTCTTTTCATGGCAACTTTAGTCAAGGCGTTGTCGACAAACATGGCAATTTTCTGACAAAAAATCGAACTGGAACAAAGTTGCAATGTGTTAACAACTAAAGTTGCCACCTCGCAGCAACTAAAGTTGCCATCAAAAAATGTTCAGGATGACATGCTTAAATTCTGAACGTTCGGGACATATTGAGGTCCAAAGTATGTAtgccccacatctcttattggctGATTTCTTTTTTTATGTCAAAAAAAGAAATAAGGTGAAAGTTAATGCATTGCGCCTAactgttttgggattatttgtttttcgtaaggtgacttatacacctagacggagggagtactacttcCCATAAAATTTCTAGCATCCACACAAGCCTCTTTAAAAAAATCCTTTATTTTTCATATGATGCAATCAAACAACCCAAAATCCTTTATTCACAAGACTGAATCCTTTATTTTTCATGTGACGAGAGAGAAAAGGGAGGAAGACCATACGGAGACATTATATTGGTCAAGTGCATGTCCGAACTCCCGCATAGCTCCTTCACTTTATCTTGAATTTACCAAAAACGTACATCCGAAACACTCCATGGACCTATAGGGGTCTCTATTGGTTGACAAAAATTAATAAAAATGGTCCGGACAAGATATGGCAGAGCTTTGCAGTTTCCTTTGGAGATGCTCCTATATTATATCGATGTAGCAATCATCATACTGTAGATCGACCTTACTTCCAACAATGAAAGGCTTGTTCCGTGGGGAGGGCGGACGATCGCACCGACCAGACATTATGCTCTGCATAATGCAGGAACAACCATCTGTTGCTACTGCCCACTGCCCACTGCCACTGCCCACTTACCCTTTATAGTATTTTCTATTTTCTCACAGCCAAGCTTATCATCTCGGCTCATCTATCCCACCACCACTCACCTCCCGATTCGTATCTGCCTTTTCCCCAATCGTGTACCTTTATGTCCTCAAGCCAGCACACTCCCTCCcttatctatctatctattatATATTACGCCCTcagtccgaaaatacttgtcatcaaaatgaataaaaagagatgtatctagacgtattttagttctagttACATCTCCTTTTACTTATTTTGATGGCAAGTATTTTCGCACGGAGGGAGTATTTAAAGAGTAATCTTATACTAAAAGAGTAATGCTATACTGCGCCACAACTTTTGAttattgagggtaattaactttCTAGAGAAGTACCTGAATAATGCCGAAAGATTTGCTGGAAATCAGAACACATCAAACTAATTTCTGTACCATTATCGACAGCAAAAAACAAAACACGAAAatgactactccctccgttccaaaatacatgacttccatttgtcaaaatatagatgtatgtagacatgttttagtatatagatACATTCATTTTTGAACAAATGAAAGTCAagtatttgggaacggagggagtttGTTGGCACAAACCCAGACGAACCCTAGCTCTCGCACTAGCTCGGACGGAGGTAAAAGAAGGAGAGGTGGGCACTGTATTATTCTGGCGACAAACGCCTCACCAACGAACGGTGCCACGCCGATGAACAGCGCCTCCCTGACGAATGGCCTCACATTTTTCAGCACAAAACTAGGCACCAGAGTTACATCTCCTAAATAGTACGCCGTGAACACACATCGGCCTCCACGCCCGGCACTAACTACCTACAAGCACGGCCACTAACAAATTCTCTGCATGCCGGCTAGCACTAACTAACCCTCCCATGCACATATACATACGCAACGTACAGGCCGGCTGTGTAGCTCTTGGCGACGCAACGCCTACGCACATCGCGCGTACACACGCATGCTCGTCGTCACGATCCGGTCTTCTCACAACGTGAGCTGCCCTCCTCCGCAGGACCTGGTCGGCTCGACTCGGACTCTACCTAAACTATACCTGGCCTTTTTACCCTACGCTTGCTGCTTGCAGCATGGATTCGATAGATCTATCGAATCCATGCTCCCCCCGCCCCGAAGCGAGACTCTAACACGCGCACACACCCTGGAGACCATGGATACACACGCCATTGCGGTTTATTCCTAACATTCTCCCACTAAACCGTGACCTGCCTTGCCATTGCCCGAGTTATTGCAGCTCCGGTCGTCGTCGCCATGGCGGCCGCTACAGCCTCCTGGACACGAACACCACTGCATGCCTCATATCCGCGCGAACAAGGTCACCTTCTTCTTCATCTCCGTCGACACAATGACTACTAGCGAGCTAATTGTTATCATCATCGTACGTAGTGATATAACAATGTCTCAccataataatcatcataagttAACCACTACTAGCTAATTGTTATCATTCTAGGTAAATAACTTCCTAGCACATGACAAGTACTACGACCTACTCCTCCCTCTTAGGTAAAATAGTATAAAACATAAACAAACTCTCCATCTCTATTGTGAAGCATAGAGATCCACCAGTCTCCAATTTGTGGCCTTCGCCCAGTCACTATTTTTCTCCATCCTTTGATTTTAAGGCCATTTGTTTGACGATCAGTCGAGTATGCACATTGGAAAGTGCCCGTCGCTGGTCATATGGTAACAATAGTCATCTCACCCGTGACATACATCGGCGTCCGCACAACATCATTCGGGAGATTCTATTGAAGAATATAATAGTAATACTTAGCAATGTAGTTACTTAAGAAGAATGTATGAAAAACACGAACTAGTGACACAATAGTAATTTTTTTACCATGATATTCGCATGAATGTTACCATCGCTCAACTTGTGGACTAGTGGCACATACCCTCTATAATACTGGCCAGCTTAAAAAATAATCTTAAAAGTCAGAACATCTTTAACAAAGGTGACAAGAATATTGTTCTCCTCCCAAGTTAGCTCTGAATCATAACTGTAGTATGTCTTGCCTATTATATTCTGTATATTTCTTGAAAAAATTAAATAAGTTGTCAATTATAAATAAACAAGTTCAGTATGGATGAATAACAACTATTTATAAATAAGAAATATAGATTATTTAGCAAGTTTGTTTAACAAACTCACATGGAGGTACAATTGGAATCATGTCCAGATCCACCCCAATGCCTTTATCATGTCTGGAATCATCTCGAGGAATGCCAATATCGAAGGTTATTTTCATACCCTCGTGAAATCCATAGGCCTTGCATAATCCTTTCCAGTTTGAATAACCAAAATGTGTGTGACCTACTTCATTTATGATCTTAACATAAAAAATGAAACCATGTTTCGTTTTAAGGTGAGCTTTCTCCGTCTCCATATTTTCCCTCCCTTCAAAAAAGAGCCTCTCTGAGACATAAGGTTATGCATAGCAGGGGATGCAATAGTCGAATTATAAAAACAGAAATTACATGTTAAAGGAAAATTCTTAAGTCATGCTAAACTAAGAAGATACACAACAGCAGAGACAAGCACTTGGGCATTTTCAAATGGCCATAGCACAAAGTCCATACACATATACATGTACGAATAGTGCAAAGTATCAACACCGGAATGATCTATAACCTCAAGATCATTCGACACATGCTGCGGTTGACCTCGTGGCTGCACCCAGGAACTCGAACACAAGGCCCACCAGCTTGCAATCTCGAAGAGGACGGCCAGGGCCGGAGTCATCACCATCGTCGGGGACACGTAGATCAAGGAGCGAGTCTACGTAAGGATGGACAATGCCACCGCAGAGCTCAGACTGTGACTGCCTCCATGCCGCGATTAGAGGGTGGTACAACTCCGTCTGCTATTTCAGCACGGCCGAGATCCGGCGAAACCCCCTCCAGTCACAAGCTTGGACAACATCGAGCCATCGAACCCGGGCCGACCTTACCAGCGGTGACAATGGAGTCCCGTATCACGCGCCCAATGGCGTGTCTCTGGCCATGATCCAGAATATCGTTGGAGCACAGGCACGTGGCCAGCGTGAACACAGCTCTGATGATGGGCTCACGGACGGCCAAGTCGCCTCCGCCGCCACATCGGGCGGAGAAGTCTACGACAAGGACCTGGGCGGCCTCCTCATGCAATGGGGCTAAGGAACCGAGGCGCGAGAGGATCTCAGCTGTGAGGTTGCACCGGAGCACTCGCCACTGCGGGCCGTAGTTCACAGTGGCTATGTTGTCGTTGCGTTTGCCATGGCACCATGTGGCCAGGGAGGTGGGGAAGCTCGCTGCCGGGCGGTTTAAGAAGTCGTCGGCATTCCCAATGAGCGCTCGATGAGCCACATCTTGGTCGCGATGTAGTGGGTGGTGGCCTCAGCATGGGACCGGCTGGTGTAGCTTCGCAGGAAGATCGCTGCGGCGAGGAGGCAAAAGAGAGCGGCCGGGAGCATAGGAAGCTGCTCCATTATTGTCGCCCTCAAGTTAATGACGAGCTAACAGTGGCTGTGTAGTACGTCTTGTAGTTCTTAGATCGGTAGATGCATGCATGGGCATGGCTCTTTATTTAGAAAATAGACAGATCAATGCAGCAATCACCGCACTGTAGTCTGTAGATCGACTGAAAGGCAAGTGCCGTGGGCACGGACGCACGATCACACCGCGACCAGTCACAATCTGTGGCTAGGGACCGCTGCCCACTTATCCTTTGTAGTATTTTCTATTTTTCCACAACCAAGATCATCCTCTCGGCTCATCTATCCCTCCACCACTCGATTATCTTCACCCcctcgagccagcactcttcagcCTTGATCGAGCGATCGATCAATTTATCTATCATTAAATCTATTTATCTAGCTTTCAATTTATATATTTTTATTGTATACTAAAACAAAATATGAAAGAAAATATAGAGATATGCTAGAAATTCCCACAAAAATTAGAAACAtatatttttgcaaaaaaacTTCTGATCTATTCATGATGCCATGACAATACAAAGAACACAGAAATAACAAAAATTACATCCAtgtccgtagaccacctagcgacgactacaagcactggagcgagccAAAAGCGCACCGCCGTCATCAAGCTTCACTCACTAGAGCCGGGCCAAACTTGTTGTAGTAGCCTCAGTCTTTGAAGTTGGGCTAACATCACAcaataaaaagaagaagaaaactgcGAAAGTTTACAAGCCTAGGCTTCCAGCATTCACACAATTTGAGGATGTTTTGTTGTGTGAAAGTTGGTGCAACACTAACATGGATCTGATTTGTGGAACTGataaaaaaggagaaaatattgGGAGAAAATTTGGAAACTTTATCATGAGAAAAAACACTATGTGCAGCCACACCTAATGTCCACCAACCGTGTCACGAGTTCTCTTCAACATAGATGATTGTCCATTCAAGTGGCCGTtagcatatttgttggttatctTAACCAAGTTGTAGGTCGGAACCAAAGCGGCATTGGAGTTCAAACCCATGCAACTTTCACGGCGGCTTTGTACCATCAAGTGGAGAAGAAGGCATTCACTTTTTCTCTTTGTTGGTTGATATTTAATGGGAAACCCAAATGGCAGACCGTCCTCAAGGAAATTGAGAATGGCACAAAAAGGATGAAGAAAAATGATGGGTCAAGCTAGGCTCAATCTATTGGAGTGGATcggaaaggagaagaagaaaatgTTGCGTCCTTCCTACAACCAACCGTGCAAAAAAGATACCGGCAAGTGATGGGGAACAAGTGGGAGAAGGAATGAGTGGCACGTGAAGGTACGACAAGCAAAATATCTGCAGTTGGATGGGCATTTTTTATGCCAAGGAGGTGTAGAAGGAGGAGAGGCACAAGATCTTCATTGATGTTCAAAGAGAGAAGATGGAGTTCGACCAGCAGAGATTGGACTTGGAGGAGGAGAAGTTGGAATTTGAGAGACAGGAGAAGGTTGCCAAATGGGTGCTTGAGAAAATGATTACAATGCATGGTCTTGACCTTGAGAAAGAGAGGTTGTGCCTTGTGAGAGAGTCGGAGGAGTCGAGGTTCATAATGTAGGACATCAACCTCTTAGCTGACGAAGGAAAGAAGTGGTTTCTCCATATGAAGAAGAAGATCAATGACCGCAAGTAGTGAAGTTTTTATTCATTCGTGTATCTTTTATCTATGTGTGAACCATTGAACTTTATTTTGGCATGTACTAAATTTATTTGGACTACACTATCTTTGTGTCGTTGAATGTATGGTGAAGATGCACTATATAATAGTCGTGCATGGATTTGGGCACTGAGATTTGAGGAGTGTGGTTGTGGAGAGGGCCAAATGAGGACTTGACTGGCGCTGTCCGCCGGCGCTCCAGACACATCCCTGGGTGTATAGAGACCCGGATTAGACAATGCCAGCTTTAGATGCTCTAATCTAGAACATGCACAAGAAAGCCACTTACTACGTCACTACGACCAACCACTGATTGACATATAAAACCTTATTATTTCGGTACCACAACTGATATGTGCGCTCAAATTATACCTGAGATCTGCCTACCATTGATTTGGAGAACCCTTGTCATTTTAATAGATTATAGTTCATACATCTCTAGCGGTTATTACAACGATGTAACGTACTTATATATTTGAACCATAGTTGATAGGTCTTCATCACTATCTATAAACCATTTTTGGTCATTACTCTAGTGGCCCTTATTTATAGTTTCAACAGAAAATATACAGTTTTACAATTGTATAGCTGACTGTGAATTTAAATTTTTAACCTCACGTGGTGACCTAACATCACATGAAAACTACTAGGATGATCATGATGTAATATCACGTGCGAGCATTTCATAATAATAATTTGCCCCCAAATCAGTTACGGTTAAAGATATATACCGCAAACTGATATATCATTTGGCAAcaatacactagtagaaaacagggctttggtccaaACCGGGTAAGCCCATTAATCCCGGTTCACTCAcaaaccgggacccatgggggcatcgGTCCCGAttcgtgaggccagggggccggccaggcctcatgggccattggtcccggttcgtatggcccctttggtcccggttccagacacgaaccgggaccaatgggcctcgctcttGGCCTACCACCATTAGTCCGGGTTTCTGgattgaaccgggaccaaaggttgtcctttggtcccggttctgggcacgaaccgggaccaatgagatGCCTATATATAGTGCCCGCGCGCTCAGCTCAGCTCATTGCTCTGTTTTTTGGGAGAGGTGTGTGAGAGGTGTGttgtgctctagctcacctcctatgcacatgaggtgttcgatgaaatgcccgagccacacttcagctttctcctctcgaagcccCTTGTCCAaactccattttcctcaagatttgtctaggttagGTTGTCCGTCCTGTCCCGTCCCCATCCTCACCGCCGTCGGTCgcctgcgccgatctcgtcgccggcaccaccgtggtgagcctcttgttcttatcttctttctaaaagaaaaaagttcttacttgtatgatttagatagatatTTGTGTAATTTTCTCActtattattgtttgttattatatagtgcgatggttttggtatctgcctccgtcggccctcgtcctgtctatgctTCGGATGTGGcatatatattatcttttattttagtgtttatgacaattatgccgagcaatgtgacatagatttttttatctagaaggtatgtgaaccggaaattccaaccgaccctattgtcgaaaggttaaatttagttgaagaagaaaacaattaattgaaggaaaaattgaaaaaaattgaggaggagaagatgatattggagttgcatgttgcggatgtcgtcgatgatcacaagatcaagatggatgcaatgcgcttgaatattagaaagattagaaaatatgacATTCATACTGAGGCATGGTATCATTAtaccgttggatcaattgttaccttagttgcgattatgatcgcatttgtttttgcattgaaatgttttagatagtttcaatgtatggtttaattatatgttgttcaatgagaactatgtatgtactttggttttaatgtgatgatgaacttctatttaTTTGGTCACTTCTGTATTTATGGTGTTCTGTagtggtttttgacacacttaattatatataatgcacgcagatgaaccg contains:
- the LOC109752487 gene encoding cytochrome P450 89A2, which produces MLSKLANWRGFRRISAVLKRQTELYLHLIAARRQSQSQLCGGIVHPYVDSLLDLRVPDNGDASGPGRPLRDGELVGLVFEFLGAATGSTAACLEWTLAHLIDQPETLDRLRREIDDEADAGGILSSKSLRSGMPYLNAVVLECLRMHPPVPVILRSAHGDGAKAIGGMRAVPLDGLSVQFNLADIGRDAKRWTHPDKFWPERFLAGGEAEDIGPAPGPKEIRMMPFGAGHRHCPGVNMGMLHIKCFLAALVHNFDWALSAEDCNSGVDMTEQDGFIEIMKQPLSARVTGRT